The Medicago truncatula cultivar Jemalong A17 chromosome 7, MtrunA17r5.0-ANR, whole genome shotgun sequence genome includes the window ACTCCGAAACGTCAATGAACACTTCGTACATATAAcacacaacaataaaaaatactaaatcttttttcttttttagctttcgcaccggtttccgacccaccaaaggtgggCGACTAATCTGGCTCGTGCGTTGAGGCATGCGCACTGCCCAAGCATTGTTCCCCCAAGAAATCGAACCTGATATTCCCGAGATatgtccttggaaggagctccttgccactgacgcccaaacaacttggttaaaaaatactaattcttaattaacaataattatcatttactgTAATTTATAAGCATAGCATGTGATGCCATGGATTTGTGCTAATTAATCATAATTACCCTGCAAATGAGTTCACAATAAAGGTTGGGACCACATAATGATGATCTCAAAGATAAAGCAAGGAAGTTGAGCTGCTTCCAACAGCCATAATAGCACCCATTTGTTTAAAGGTCTTGGATAAAATTAACTAATgctagaaaaattaatttaaattgcTCACTACGTGTATATCAATATTTTATGGCATTAattctataaaataatataatctctTAACACAAAATTCAATAGGGTTATCACTTGTTATTAGGGAGGACTTCTTCGTCAAACTCATGGAAAGAGATGCTAGATTCAAAATTCTAGAGGGTGTTGGTAGAAATGGATATTGGAATCAAAAATTTCAAGCCCGAGTCTATTGGATCTCCAACATGTCAGCCCAACACTTATTCAAGTGAAAAACTTGCTTTTCTCACATTCAACTATTCTTACCATTGCGTCTTTCtgacggtagttaactaccgttcgaCTATATTtatcagcggtagttaactaccattaCGATTTGGACATAAACCAGAAAGCAACaaaaaaggtaaataaaatagttcaaaTAAAGGGTAAagtcataataaaaaaaattcagccAAAAAATTGTGttccttttttatatttgtatagATATAGATTTTTTAGAGAGGTTGTATGATATAGATGAATCCCTACAAAGTAAtctctaaatttatttatattaaattcacttttattttgattttaatctataacaaatgaagtttaatatttttctatttcataAATATGTAAAGAATATAATGTAagatagtaataataataaggcttaattactcttttggtcctttaacttattttttggtttcgttttggttccttaactattaaaagtttcgtttcggtcccataatttatttttgagttttcttttggtcccttaactattaaaagtttcgttttagtcccttaacttatttttttggtttcgttttggtcccttaacttattttttggtttcattttggtcccttaactctaatacattcatcctaacataaaggaccaaagtagttgacggaggaagagttaatggaccaaaacgaaatcaaaaagtaagttaaaggaccaaaacgaaacttttaatagttaagggaccaaaacgaaaccaaaaagtaagttaagggaccaaaacgaaacttttaatagttaagggaccaaaacgacaccaaaaaataaattaagggaccaaaagagtaattaagcctaataataatgtaatacattgtaccaaaaacaaattaatgtaTACATAAAATAATTCAGTATCATAATTATTTGTAGTTAGTTGATTGtattaaaatgtttattttgttgaaaagatTCATGAGCTATGCATAATTAAGCTTTTAAAAGTGGCTGACTTCATAGTGAAGGgttattctatttctatatATATCCTTTTTGTGATTCCATATTACCTCTTTTCCTATGTTTGGAGTAGGTAGATTCAATATACATAGAACTTCTTTATCAAGGTTGTCTGTTGTTAAGGAAACGACAGAATCAACAAAAGTGTTTTACCAAACAGACAACAAAAATTACGATATGAATGTTGGAGTATGTAGAAGATGAAATAGAAAGCGATGTTATTGTTAAAGATGTTTCTTGTTTGTTATTGAAATGAGAGGAATATATAATGTGAATAGTGCCAATATaaataggaaaagaaaaatcagtGGTAATAGAATACAACGGCTATATATTTGCTTTAAGCATCTCTTTACTTCTTCATTTAGAAAAGGAGAGTAATATATCAATCGATTAAAGTGCATAATAGTCTACGAAACACTGACATTCATCAGATTAGGTGTATTCCGATGTCGGATATGCGTTAGTGTTTATTATGAGAGAAGAAATAGATGAATAATATTCTCATTAATTGATGAATGAGTGTAGATTACAACTTATATAGATTCTAAGTGGTGTACTACATTACAATGAGGCATAACATAGAGTAGTAAAACTCTTCTAACTAACTGAAACCAACTAAAGCTAGAAAACTTGTTGCGCAAGTTATTGTATTAACTACTTCTTATTCTCATGTTTGTCTTCATGATGTGTTAGTGTTCAACATCAACACGACATATATAATTATACCGAATtatgtaatttaattaaattatcagTATCAATACTTTAATAATTatactgaattatgtgattttatcaaattatccgTATCAACACTTCAGTATCGATGTCGTGTTCGATGTCTTTGTCGGAATCATTATTCATAGTTCATAGTAAAATTTCTTTTGttggtagatttttttttcttttttgaagaacaGTAAAGATGTTTGTAATAGTTCTTTCAAAGTTTAAACTATTCCATTTTGAAAGTAAAAATCTTAGTAGCAAATTGTTTCATttgagtttagttttttttttttttaacaaagcaaAATGGAATATAATATCAATAAGAGACTATTCTACCTAGCACAAGACGTACCAGAGTCCAGAGTAGAACAATAAGTTTTACAAATAGAGAAACAAATCTGAAAGAAAGGAAAACTATTGTCCAATAGCCAAACATGAAAAAGGACAAAGCCACCAACTATAATAACCAAAAGCAATGTTAGCGTATTTTGCCTTCAGTCACCAATaagaaaacaacttaattttgtCCAAGttgaaaaattgagtttttcttatttcaaaataatttgatGTTCAATTCTTTCCAAATTACGAAGGCAcatgaaaacaaaatcaattgcaTGATAGATCACCTAGTTTTTAATGTGTCTGCTGAATGCACAAACTGAATAAAGCAATCTGAAATACAGAAAGGTCAACTGATGATATATCAATCCAACTACAAATAAGGTGCCAAATAGAGCTGGAATGATTACAATCCAAAAactgatgaaatgatgattcaAGTTCCCCACAAAcacttccctcaaaaaaaaaaaagttccccACAAACACTCACACAAAGCTGAGAGCCGTGATGAATGATGCCTCGTCTAAATAGAGTAACCTTGGAAGGAAGCTGATTGCGAAAAAGACGTCAAGAAAATAATGAAACCTTCATAGGAACCTCCTTATGCCACAGTCACTCCAACATAGAAGTATGAACATATTGTTCTGAATGAGCTATAACTGCCAACTAAATAACCAACACCGAGATGGTAAAAGTTATATAAGTATATATTAATTGGAAAAGGATTATCTCTTATGTGATTTTCACATGAGAGACAATTCCCATATATAAATAGACTTGTGAAATAAACATTCATTTGAACTCAAATTTAAGTAATGGTTAACGACACATAAATACTTGGTTAGTTTAGATCAGTATTTGTTTAATCACTAATTagtattttaacaaaaatattctattttttctaaGCCACATACTAAtgttaatataaatgaaatgaGATGTTTCTGTTTATCAAATAGTTATAGCCACAAACGagcattatattatattaaattaagcATGAAATGTCATGCCAATGTTAACatctttttaactaatatacaATAATCAACACAACAACCCctccaaaaaataaatcaagacaACAAGTACATgaatgcataatcataaagtcATGAATTAACACAAAGCCACATTCACTCCTTTTTCCCTCTTCTATTCAGATGCTTAGATTTGACCTTGCCTTTCTGATTATGACCTTCAAGAAACATGCTTAGATTCTACAATTATCATGGCCTGCAAATAAGAATAACAAAGCATACATTGTTAGCAACAATTGTGCATATATGTTTGAGAAAACTTAGATACAAGGACGGATATTTTCCCTCTTGTAACGCGTGTTAGCATCTGACACTGACCATCGTTGACACTGGTTATGTAATCTCTTGTGCAACGATGGTCAGTGTCAGATGCCAACATGTGTCCAGCACCAGACATATATTCAATCTGAAGTGTCGATGTTACACAGACGATAACTTCTACGAAGAGTTCTATAAATCACTAGTGAATAATATAACAAGGGTATGGAATTGAGACTCACTTGGATTAGTAGAAACAATAACACCAGAGTTAGAGAAGTCACAGTTGAAAGGATGTCTTCCCATAGCCTGATAGTAAGCATTCATGGCATAAGTGGCAAGAGCCCTAAGATTGTTGGCAGCAAAGCAAACACCTCCTGGTTGGATTGGTCTGCAATCAACTTTTTGGCTGCAAACATAGTTTATATTTGCTTGTAACGCTGCGTTACTTGCATCCGGCTTCGGCACACACCAGCTCCCAATTGCAGGCCTTGGTTGTACGGGTGTTACTGGTCTTGGTTGTACCGGTGCTACTGGTCTCTGcattattcatttaaaatacTCTCAACAACATAATGATAAAACTGTGAAATTTGGATCTTTgattgtaaaattaaaaatgttaaacAATATGCACACCGCAACCCTTATTATCGTCGTTGACATGGAATTAAAACCATAGGCATAATACGGGAGCGACCATAGATATAAGTTTTGTGGAGTCACAGCGAAAGTTCACTGCAACCAACCATTGCTAGCTACTCCGTAAATACGCCTCTAGTTTAATTTCTAGAACGCggacaaaaaattaaaacttgaaaACAAAATCTATTATCAAATACAAAACCATATTGTATAGAAAAAGTGAATTGAGAATGAATCAAACaactttcctaaaaaaaaattaaaaagaaaagtgcATTGGAAGTTGATACCATGTTCCATGTGATAAAAGAGACCAGGAATCCAGATATTGTAGTACAAACAAAGCAGTGCAAAGAAAAAAACGATGAAAATAAAGTAAAGGACAAAACATTAAGCATCTTTCAGaagaatttaataaattatatgctaacattttaataatgtttcaatcgtttttcaaaatatttccaTGTTATAATGACACTTTAGACCTCAAAATATCATTATAACAACAGAAAGGATCGCAAACTTCTATTTTCGCGGACCCACATTTGTCCTCAATCGAGGTTTAGACGATTTTTTATGTACAACTTTGACAATGCTACTAACTATTATATATAGGTTATAAAAAAgttgaaacaaaatcaaaagaaagcACTAAAGTATAAAAGtgaggaaaaagaaaataacctGTGCATTGCGCAAGATTCCAGAGTCATAAACAGGAGAGAAATCAGGCCGAAAGAGACCCCAATTACGCTCAGCAATCGGACCAGGTTTCTGATTCTCGTTaaacaaagcaaaaagaaaagtCTCAAACCTCCTGTTTGGCATCAACGGCGTGCCTCTCCCTGCCTCCAAATGCCTGATCAACTCACCATTATAACTCTGAGCATTCGCGACGCTGCAAGCATCCCAACCATCACAAACTGAAGGCCAGCCCGTTTCGCCAACAGCAATGTCCACATCACCAAAACCAAGTCCCTTCATTGCTGAATAAACAGCGTCCATTAAAGCATCGAATTGGTTTGTGTAAGTTAGTCGGGTGTTCCTGTCGAACAATCCACGGTTTGGTCTAAATAACGCGAAGTTCACGTTCTTTGGATTGTAACCGAAATATGGATATGGGTTAACCATGAATGGTGTTCTTGTTTCTCTTAGAAATTTCAGCATTGGTGCTATTACGTGTTTGGCGAAACCTGGTCTGAATTTTCCGGCACTTGGTGGTAATGATTGTCGCATTATTATTAATGAGTGAGCTGTAGTAACctgaaaaaaagacaaaattcaGCTCAAACTTTTGTTAATTCAAAATTCCTAATTCAAATTGATGGAACAAAcaacttttctattttttatatttgttaagGAAATTAATGGTGTTGTAGGTAAAGTTTTCAACTAAACTCTCACAAGAATCAGATTTTGAATTTCTTTACCAATATGAgtatatgaaattatttttgtatggtcacaaaatcaaatataaatctCTAAGGCACACTCACACAATCAAATATATGGGTTTACCAATTTATTAT containing:
- the LOC11445637 gene encoding glucan endo-1,3-beta-glucosidase isoform X2; translated protein: MTTKTTLLFLFLLHVSVTVVNSIGVNYGTLADNLPPPATVANFLKTNTIVDRVKIFDVSPQILQAFANTGISVTVTAPNGDIAALGNINSARQWVQQKIKPFYPATKINYILVGSEVLHWGDGNMIRGLVPAMRTLHSALVAEGINDIKVTTAHSLIIMRQSLPPSAGKFRPGFAKHVIAPMLKFLRETRTPFMVNPYPYFGYNPKNVNFALFRPNRGLFDRNTRLTYTNQFDALMDAVYSAMKGLGFGDVDIAVGETGWPSVCDGWDACSVANAQSYNGELIRHLEAGRGTPLMPNRRFETFLFALFNENQKPGPIAERNWGLFRPDFSPVYDSGILRNAQRPVAPVQPRPVTPVQPRPAIGSWCVPKPDASNAALQANINYVCSQKVDCRPIQPGGVCFAANNLRALATYAMNAYYQAMGRHPFNCDFSNSGVIVSTNPSHDNCRI
- the LOC11445637 gene encoding glucan endo-1,3-beta-glucosidase isoform X1, which gives rise to MTTKTTLLFLFLLHVSVTVVNSIGVNYGTLADNLPPPATVANFLKTNTIVDRVKIFDVSPQILQAFANTGISVTVTAPNGDIAALGNINSARQWVQQKIKPFYPATKINYILVGSEVLHWGDGNMIRGLVPAMRTLHSALVAEGINDIKVTTAHSLIIMRQSLPPSAGKFRPGFAKHVIAPMLKFLRETRTPFMVNPYPYFGYNPKNVNFALFRPNRGLFDRNTRLTYTNQFDALMDAVYSAMKGLGFGDVDIAVGETGWPSVCDGWDACSVANAQSYNGELIRHLEAGRGTPLMPNRRFETFLFALFNENQKPGPIAERNWGLFRPDFSPVYDSGILRNAQRPVAPVQPRPVTPVQPRPAIGSWCVPKPDASNAALQANINYVCSQKVDCRPIQPGGVCFAANNLRALATYAMNAYYQAMGRHPFNCDFSNSGVIVSTNPSESQFHTLVILFTSDL